From Patescibacteria group bacterium, the proteins below share one genomic window:
- the greA gene encoding transcription elongation factor GreA: MPGYNQLTYLTKEGYEKLKEELHTLKTVKRKEVAWRIQQAKELGDLSENAEYTEAKNEQAFLEGRIAELENVIKNAEIISSHERPAGGMVEVGSRIKVKTQDGGEAEFTIVGSQEADPKSGIISNESPLGRAFLGHMVGDKIEVQVPKGIVTYKIVKVF; this comes from the coding sequence ATGCCAGGATATAACCAATTAACCTATCTCACGAAAGAAGGGTATGAAAAGCTAAAGGAAGAGCTTCATACGCTCAAGACCGTGAAGCGGAAGGAAGTGGCATGGCGCATCCAGCAGGCGAAAGAACTGGGCGATTTATCGGAAAATGCCGAATATACGGAAGCCAAGAACGAACAGGCGTTCCTCGAAGGCAGGATTGCAGAACTTGAGAATGTCATAAAAAACGCTGAAATTATTTCTTCCCATGAGCGTCCCGCGGGCGGCATGGTGGAGGTGGGGTCACGCATCAAAGTAAAGACTCAAGATGGCGGGGAAGCAGAATTCACTATTGTCGGTTCCCAAGAGGCTGATCCAAAATCCGGCATTATCTCGAATGAGTCTCCCCTCGGGCGCGCATTTTTGGGTCACATGGTAGGTGATAAGATAGAAGTGCAAGTTCCCAAAGGAATTGTGACGTACAAAATTGTAAAAGTTTTTTAA